Proteins encoded within one genomic window of Arachis ipaensis cultivar K30076 chromosome B08, Araip1.1, whole genome shotgun sequence:
- the LOC107611380 gene encoding uncharacterized protein LOC107611380, whose protein sequence is MTVVEYTSKFEELCQFSKVYQGALEDYEEWEYIKYDGGLQSDILSVVRPMEVQVFSELVNKSRVVEECSRKVVVERGDHREFHKRDQGKSYASRDQNFKRGGYAPQYNQGRGDNRRNDNRRFHGRGSQERAQPYQLMCNKPCRAGFDLCYTCGQPGHFSKSCPHREAQDAGKAQQWGRVFTMTADDTGRSDTLIKGNNEISNKTLISLYDTGASHSFIAFDKVEELRLKLSALIYNLHVHTATSEAVITRLGCQQVSFWIENTQFFHDLIYSSLSGLDLILGLD, encoded by the coding sequence ATGACTGTGGTAGAGTATACCAGCAAGTTTGAGGAGCTCTGCCAGTTTTCTAAAGTCTATCAAGGTGCTCTAGAAGATTACGAGGAATGGGAATACATTAAGTATGATGGTGGATTACAGAGTGACATATTGAGTGTTGTAAGGCCTATGGAGGTCCAAGTTTTCTCTGAGctggtgaataagagtagggttgTAGAGGAGTGCTCAAGAAAGGTTGTTGTAGAGAGAGGTGACCATCGGGAGTTCCATAAGAGGGATCAAGGCAAGAGTTATGCGTCGAGGGATCAGAACTTCAAGAGGGGTGGCTATGCGCCTCAATACAACCAAGGTAGAGGTGACAATCGAAGGAATGACAACCGCCGATTTCATGGCAGAGGAAGCCAAGAAAGAGCTCAGCCATATCAGTTGATGTGTAACAAGCCGTGCAGAGCCGGATTCGACTTGTGCTACACATGTGGACAACCAGGACATTTCTCCAAGTCTTGCCCACATAGAGAGGCTCAGGATGCTGGTAAGGCTCAACAATGGGGCCGAGTTTTCACCATGACTGCTGATGATACTGGTAGGTCTGATACTTTGATCAAAGGTAACAACGAAATTAGTAATAAAACGTTAATTTCATTGTATGATACTGGAGCATCACACTCGTTCATAGCATTTGACAAAGTTGAGGAATTAAGATTGAAATTGTCTGCATTAATCTACAATTTACATGTGCATACTGCTACCTCTGAGGCTGTGATTACTAGGCTAGGTTGTCAACAAGTATCATTTTGGATAGAGAATACGCAGTTCTTCCATGACTTGATATATTCATCGTTGAGTGGACTTGATTTAATTTTGGGTTTGGATTGA